The DNA sequence TGTGAATTAGGGGTGAATCACAAAAAAGAAACAGCACTATTTTTCCACTTTGAAAAGGCAATTTAGAAGTAAGAGTTAATACTAAACCATCATCAATTTAATTAAAAAGAATCTAGTATCCCCGAAATAAATACGGGAGTAAACTATGCCGATGGATTAGCATAGTTTGTACCGCAAAATTTCGGTACAAGCTATGATAACCTTTCGGTATAAGAAGGGTTTTTGCCTTTATTGCTGAAATTAGAAATCATATTGTACAAAGTAGCTGATTAATTAAATATTTTCATAAGTTCATTAAAGGCATCCTCAATATTTTTCCCGAAAGAAATTATCCCTTCTTCATGTCCGCCCATAACAATTACTTTTGGATTTAATTTTTCTGATTTTAAAATTCTTTTTATTTCATTCGCCATTTCTGATGTACCAAACAATGCACTTTTATCTGTGGTTGGCAATTTATCAAGATATTTTTTCCAAATATCAAAATCATGAATGTGAATTACTGAATTGATATCAGGCTTTGCCTCATAAATAGCTCCGTGTGCAAGTGATTCGGATGAAGCTATTGAAAGTCCGTAACATTTTACTGTATTTTTATCAATATCAAACTCAGTAACTTTTGAATAATTTTTTGATAAAAGCTTTTTAAAATTTCCGGTTTTTGAAGCTGTAATTATAAATTTATTTGTTCCTTTTATCCTTTCACTAATATTCCCAAATCCAACCTT is a window from the Bacteroidota bacterium genome containing:
- a CDS encoding class II aldolase/adducin family protein, which translates into the protein MSEEKGYIKFNCDWEKKNVISEKEIEELNEYRDKLYYKNLIGAFENKVGFGNISERIKGTNKFIITASKTGNFKKLLSKNYSKVTEFDIDKNTVKCYGLSIASSESLAHGAIYEAKPDINSVIHIHDFDIWKKYLDKLPTTDKSALFGTSEMANEIKRILKSEKLNPKVIVMGGHEEGIISFGKNIEDAFNELMKIFN